The Pirellulimonas nuda genome includes a region encoding these proteins:
- a CDS encoding antitoxin family protein produces MSQPIPAIFDRGVFRPLGPVDLVEGTRVDVSVPQQTARVDRSPRPSDDDLSAGAAAWSEFVRQAYGSCAGLGLERPDQAAFEPREPIQ; encoded by the coding sequence ATGAGCCAACCCATCCCTGCAATCTTCGATCGGGGCGTCTTCCGCCCCCTGGGACCGGTCGACCTGGTCGAGGGGACGCGTGTTGATGTGAGCGTGCCGCAACAGACAGCGCGGGTAGATCGCTCGCCGAGACCAAGTGACGACGACTTATCAGCCGGGGCGGCGGCGTGGTCCGAGTTTGTCCGGCAAGCGTACGGATCGTGTGCGGGGCTGGGCCTTGAGCGGCCTGACCAAGCCGCCTTCGAGCCGCGTGAACCGATTCAATGA
- a CDS encoding serine/threonine-protein kinase, producing the protein MSTTVIHQTRTLTFRSDAEPPQRCPDDLYDKYDRLIHSQKMGWTQHLRLKRLLGTGGQGVVYLSERRGTDNFTLPVALKFFSPERYTDERSYVEAMGRMAAIGSRVAQIQHDNLLDVNNFIERDRIRILEMEWVDGYDLDILLTASMLERARERVSKKRWEYINNVIVTQGAVRPRLKPGMAIAIMRECLAGLAALHREEIVHGDIKPSNIMIKRTGNAKLIDIGSAIDLNDPPRQRTCTPQYAAPEMLEREEFTPRSDLASLGYVLIEVLSGRPLFAGINDYAKLLEAKRTLPQRLTSILPPDIAHSDLLVNILRKLTNPDPMLRFASAEQADTGSEGLGEFLRTLVRGDLASEYENELRVWIEELD; encoded by the coding sequence ATGTCAACTACCGTAATTCATCAGACCAGGACGCTGACCTTTCGTTCAGACGCTGAGCCCCCGCAACGCTGCCCCGACGACCTTTACGACAAGTACGACCGGCTGATCCACAGCCAGAAGATGGGCTGGACGCAACACCTGCGCCTGAAGCGGCTGCTGGGCACCGGTGGGCAGGGAGTGGTGTACCTGAGCGAACGCCGCGGCACCGACAACTTTACCCTGCCGGTGGCGCTGAAGTTCTTCTCGCCCGAGCGGTACACCGACGAGCGGTCGTACGTCGAGGCCATGGGCCGGATGGCGGCGATCGGCTCGCGGGTCGCTCAGATCCAGCACGACAACCTGCTGGACGTGAACAACTTTATCGAGCGCGACCGCATCCGCATCCTCGAGATGGAGTGGGTAGACGGCTACGACCTCGACATCCTGCTCACCGCCTCGATGCTGGAGCGGGCCCGGGAGCGCGTCAGCAAGAAGCGTTGGGAGTACATCAACAACGTCATCGTCACCCAGGGGGCGGTCCGCCCCCGGCTCAAGCCCGGCATGGCGATCGCCATCATGCGCGAGTGCCTGGCGGGGCTGGCCGCGTTGCACCGCGAAGAGATTGTTCACGGCGACATCAAGCCGTCGAACATCATGATCAAGCGTACGGGCAACGCGAAGCTGATCGACATCGGCTCGGCGATCGACCTGAACGACCCGCCGCGTCAGCGGACATGTACGCCCCAGTACGCGGCGCCGGAGATGCTGGAGCGGGAAGAGTTCACTCCCCGCTCGGACTTGGCGAGCCTGGGCTACGTGCTGATCGAGGTGCTCAGCGGCCGGCCGCTGTTCGCCGGCATCAACGACTACGCCAAGCTGCTCGAGGCTAAGCGGACGCTGCCGCAGCGCCTCACCAGCATCCTGCCGCCAGACATCGCCCACAGCGACCTGCTGGTGAACATCCTCCGCAAGCTGACGAATCCGGACCCGATGCTCCGCTTCGCCAGCGCCGAGCAGGCCGACACCGGCAGCGAGGGGCTGGGCGAGTTCCTGCGGACCCTGGTCCGCGGCGACCTGGCGAGCGAGTACGAGAACGAGCTGCGGGTGTGGATTGAAGAGCTGGATTGA
- a CDS encoding D-2-hydroxyacid dehydrogenase produces the protein MRIVLCYPVQPQHLQKIQAAAGDAEVVDAGQQGVAEALLDADIYCGHAKVPVPWDDVVSRGRLRWIQSSAAGMDHCLVPSVVASDILVSSASGVLAKQVADHTLALTLGILRDLPTFFRAQERRDFTRRPTRDLFGATVGLIGLGGNGRLLADVLSAFEARILATDWFPEEKPASVAELLPPEGIDSLLPRVDVLILAAPLTDQTRGLMNARRLALMPEGSFLVNVARGPLVVEEDLAQALGGHLRGAAVDVTEVEPLPETSPLWGLENMLITPHVGGQRASRIDDMTDLFCENLRRFRRGERLVNQVDNRLGFPEPADSLWRLEGRGGAK, from the coding sequence ATGCGAATCGTCCTCTGCTACCCGGTACAGCCCCAGCACCTGCAAAAAATCCAGGCCGCCGCCGGCGACGCCGAGGTGGTCGACGCCGGCCAGCAGGGGGTCGCCGAGGCGCTGCTCGACGCCGATATCTACTGCGGGCACGCCAAGGTGCCGGTGCCGTGGGACGACGTGGTTTCCCGCGGCCGGCTCCGCTGGATCCAGTCCTCGGCGGCCGGGATGGACCACTGCCTGGTCCCCTCGGTCGTGGCCTCCGACATCTTGGTCTCCAGCGCCTCGGGCGTGCTCGCCAAGCAAGTGGCGGACCACACCCTGGCGCTCACGCTGGGGATCCTCCGCGACCTCCCCACGTTCTTCCGCGCCCAAGAGCGCCGCGACTTCACCCGACGCCCCACCCGCGACCTGTTTGGCGCCACCGTGGGGCTGATCGGCCTGGGGGGGAACGGCCGGCTGCTGGCCGACGTGCTGAGCGCGTTCGAGGCCCGCATCTTGGCGACCGACTGGTTCCCCGAGGAAAAGCCGGCCTCGGTGGCGGAGCTGCTCCCCCCCGAGGGGATCGACTCGCTGCTGCCGCGGGTCGACGTGCTGATCCTCGCCGCGCCCCTCACCGATCAGACCCGCGGGCTGATGAACGCACGCCGGCTGGCGTTGATGCCCGAGGGGTCGTTCTTGGTGAACGTGGCCCGCGGACCGCTGGTGGTGGAAGAAGACCTGGCGCAGGCGCTTGGCGGTCACCTGCGGGGCGCCGCGGTCGACGTGACCGAGGTAGAGCCCCTCCCAGAGACCAGCCCACTGTGGGGGCTGGAGAACATGCTTATCACCCCCCACGTGGGTGGCCAGCGGGCGTCGCGGATCGACGACATGACCGACCTATTCTGCGAGAATCTACGGCGATTCCGCCGCGGGGAGCGGCTGGTGAACCAGGTCGACAACCGCCTGGGGTTCCCAGAACCCGCCGATTCGCTGTGGCGACTGGAGGGCAGGGGCGGGGCAAAGTAG